The Gemmata palustris genome includes a region encoding these proteins:
- a CDS encoding phosphoketolase family protein produces MTTTLAPKAPSTDGQTAPSISAFGKARSTIAGAPLSADELHKIDAFWRASNYLALGMTYLRANPLLKEPLKPEHVKDRLLGHWGASPGLAFAYIHLSRAIKAYDLDAVFMAGPGHGAPGVIGPCYLEGSYSEVYPDCSEDEEGLLRFFKQFSFPGGIGSHCTPETPGSIHEGGELGYVLSHACGAAFDNPDLIVAAVVGDGESETGPLATSWHVGRFLNPVRDGAVLPILHLNGYKINNPTIWARVPHEELESFFRGMGWTPYFVEGSDPESMHQAMAATIDKCVAEIRAAQKQARSSGQPFRVKWPMIVLRTPKGWTSPSEVGGHKLEGSWRAHQVPMADVKKDPARLKQLEDWMRGYKPEELFDAGGHFRPELKAIAPTGVRRLGANPHTNGGNLKKALRMPDFRKYGVKVDKPGTAEAENCRPLGVFLRDIMKANMTNFRVFGPDENTSNKLNAVYEVSKKLWLGEYFPEDADGTELAPDGRVIEMLSEHTLEGMLEGYLLTGRHGFFSTYEAFAHVIDSMFNQHAKWLTICNHLSWRAKVPSLNLLITSTVWRQDHNGFTHQDPGFLDVVVNKSAAVTRIYLPPDVNSLLSVADHCLRSENYINVIVSDKQNHLQYLDMDAAIVHCTKGLSIWAKASTDAGQEPDVVMACAGDIPTKEALAATELLRTEFPDLKIRFVNVVDLFKLQPDTEHPHGLSDPDFDSLFTVDKPIIFAFHGYPWLIHRLAYRRKNHANLHVRGYKEKGNINTPLELAIQNQIDRFTLAIDVINRVPRLRVAGAHAKEKFRNAQIQCQNYAYEHGVDKPEEANWKWPY; encoded by the coding sequence ATGACCACGACTCTTGCTCCGAAAGCGCCTTCGACCGACGGCCAGACGGCACCCTCGATCAGCGCGTTCGGCAAGGCGCGATCCACGATCGCGGGTGCCCCACTGAGTGCGGACGAGTTGCACAAGATCGATGCCTTCTGGCGCGCGAGCAATTACCTCGCACTGGGGATGACGTACCTCAGAGCGAACCCGCTCCTGAAAGAGCCACTCAAGCCCGAGCACGTCAAGGACCGATTGCTCGGCCACTGGGGGGCCAGTCCCGGTCTGGCGTTCGCCTACATCCACCTGAGCCGGGCCATCAAAGCCTACGACCTCGACGCGGTGTTCATGGCCGGACCGGGCCACGGCGCACCGGGGGTAATCGGGCCGTGCTACCTCGAGGGCTCGTACTCCGAAGTGTACCCGGACTGTAGTGAGGACGAAGAAGGGCTGCTGCGGTTCTTCAAACAGTTCTCCTTCCCCGGAGGGATCGGGAGCCACTGCACCCCGGAAACGCCCGGCAGCATCCACGAGGGCGGGGAGTTGGGCTACGTCCTCTCGCACGCATGCGGGGCCGCGTTCGACAACCCCGACCTGATTGTCGCGGCGGTCGTGGGCGACGGCGAATCCGAAACCGGCCCGCTCGCGACGAGCTGGCACGTCGGCCGGTTCCTGAACCCCGTGCGCGACGGGGCCGTTCTGCCGATCCTGCACCTCAACGGCTACAAGATCAACAACCCCACCATCTGGGCGCGCGTGCCGCACGAGGAACTCGAATCGTTCTTCCGCGGCATGGGCTGGACCCCTTACTTCGTCGAGGGGTCGGACCCGGAATCGATGCACCAGGCGATGGCCGCGACCATCGACAAGTGCGTGGCCGAGATCCGCGCCGCACAGAAGCAGGCGCGAAGCTCCGGTCAACCGTTCCGCGTGAAGTGGCCCATGATCGTGCTCCGCACCCCGAAGGGTTGGACCAGCCCGTCCGAAGTCGGAGGGCACAAGCTGGAGGGGAGCTGGCGCGCCCACCAGGTGCCGATGGCCGACGTGAAGAAAGACCCGGCGCGGCTGAAACAGCTCGAAGACTGGATGCGCGGGTACAAACCGGAGGAGCTGTTCGACGCCGGCGGGCACTTCCGCCCGGAACTCAAGGCCATCGCCCCGACTGGTGTAAGGCGCCTCGGAGCCAACCCACACACCAATGGTGGGAACCTGAAAAAGGCGCTCCGGATGCCGGACTTCCGCAAGTACGGCGTGAAGGTTGATAAGCCCGGGACAGCCGAGGCCGAGAACTGCCGACCGCTCGGCGTGTTCCTCCGGGACATCATGAAGGCGAACATGACGAACTTTCGCGTGTTCGGGCCGGACGAGAACACGTCGAACAAGCTGAACGCGGTGTACGAGGTCTCGAAGAAACTTTGGCTGGGCGAATACTTCCCCGAGGACGCCGACGGGACCGAACTCGCCCCGGACGGGCGCGTCATCGAGATGCTCAGCGAGCACACTCTGGAAGGGATGCTGGAGGGGTACCTGCTCACCGGGCGCCACGGGTTCTTCAGCACCTACGAGGCGTTCGCACACGTCATCGACTCGATGTTCAACCAGCACGCCAAGTGGCTAACGATCTGCAACCACCTGTCGTGGCGCGCAAAGGTACCGTCGCTGAACCTGCTCATCACCTCGACCGTGTGGCGTCAGGACCACAACGGTTTCACCCACCAGGACCCGGGGTTCCTCGACGTCGTGGTGAACAAGAGCGCCGCGGTGACGCGGATTTACCTGCCGCCGGACGTGAACTCGCTCTTGTCGGTCGCGGACCACTGCCTGCGGAGCGAGAACTACATCAACGTGATCGTGTCCGACAAGCAGAACCACCTGCAGTACCTCGACATGGACGCGGCGATCGTCCACTGCACGAAGGGACTCAGTATCTGGGCGAAGGCGAGCACCGACGCGGGCCAGGAGCCGGACGTGGTGATGGCGTGTGCGGGGGACATCCCCACGAAGGAAGCGCTGGCCGCGACCGAGCTGTTGCGCACCGAGTTCCCGGACCTGAAGATCCGGTTCGTGAACGTGGTCGACCTCTTCAAGCTCCAGCCCGATACCGAGCACCCGCACGGCCTGTCCGACCCCGACTTCGACTCGCTGTTCACGGTCGACAAGCCGATCATCTTCGCGTTCCACGGGTACCCGTGGCTCATCCACCGGCTCGCCTACCGGCGCAAGAACCACGCGAACCTGCACGTGCGGGGGTACAAGGAGAAGGGGAACATCAACACCCCGCTGGAACTGGCGATCCAGAACCAGATCGACCGCTTCACGCTGGCGATAGACGTGATTAACCGGGTGCCGCGGCTCCGGGTGGCCGGCGCGCACGCGAAGGAGAAATTCCGCAACGCGCAGATCCAGTGCCAGAACTACGCCTACGAGCACGGCGTCGATAAGCCCGAAGAGGCGAACTGGAAGTGGCCGTACTGA
- a CDS encoding L-lactate dehydrogenase codes for MKIGVVGSGLVGSTAAYALVMRGVGREIVLVDKNEARAAAEADDIRHAVPFAHALEVRAGNYTDLAGCRAVVLCAGVGQKPGESRLQLLRRNAAVFREVVPTVLRHAPDAVIIVATNPVDVMTHLAARFAAEAGAPPGRVFGSGTTLDTARFRTLLGAFCGVDSHHVHGHVIGEHGDSEVLTWSLVSVGGMSLDAFVERRGLDLSEPVRATIDEKVRRAAYTIIGGKGATYYGIGCALARIVETVLHDQRSILTVCAPAPDVLGVKDVTVSLPRLVGGAGVLETFPLPLNPTEHAQLRTSARVIRDALDELDRPDPGPG; via the coding sequence ATGAAAATCGGCGTCGTCGGGAGCGGGTTGGTCGGTTCCACCGCGGCCTACGCACTGGTAATGCGGGGCGTCGGCCGCGAGATCGTACTCGTCGATAAGAACGAAGCCCGGGCCGCGGCGGAGGCCGACGACATTCGGCACGCGGTCCCGTTCGCTCACGCTCTCGAAGTACGCGCCGGTAATTACACAGACCTCGCGGGCTGTCGCGCGGTCGTGCTCTGTGCCGGGGTCGGACAGAAACCGGGTGAGAGCCGGCTCCAACTCCTGCGCCGGAACGCCGCGGTCTTTCGCGAGGTCGTACCGACCGTCCTGCGGCACGCGCCCGACGCGGTCATCATCGTGGCGACGAACCCGGTGGACGTGATGACCCATCTCGCGGCCCGGTTCGCCGCGGAAGCGGGTGCCCCTCCCGGGCGCGTGTTCGGGTCCGGAACCACACTCGATACGGCCCGGTTCCGCACGCTGCTCGGCGCGTTCTGTGGCGTGGACTCTCACCACGTCCACGGGCACGTGATCGGCGAGCACGGCGACTCCGAGGTGCTCACCTGGTCGCTGGTGTCGGTCGGCGGGATGTCGCTGGATGCGTTCGTGGAGCGGCGCGGCCTCGATCTCTCGGAACCGGTCCGCGCGACGATCGACGAGAAGGTGCGCCGGGCCGCGTACACGATCATCGGCGGCAAGGGGGCCACGTACTACGGCATCGGGTGCGCGCTCGCCCGGATCGTGGAAACCGTTCTGCACGACCAGCGCTCGATCCTCACCGTCTGCGCCCCGGCCCCGGACGTTTTAGGTGTGAAAGACGTGACCGTGTCCCTTCCGCGACTTGTTGGTGGCGCGGGCGTGCTCGAAACGTTCCCGCTCCCGCTGAACCCCACCGAGCACGCGCAACTCCGAACCAGCGCGCGCGTGATCCGCGACGCGCTCGACGAACTCGACCGCCCGGACCCGGGTCCGGGCTAA
- the pgm gene encoding phosphoglucomutase (alpha-D-glucose-1,6-bisphosphate-dependent), whose amino-acid sequence MFVSPLAGKPAPVELLIDPARLEREYYDRRPDVDDTEQLVSFGPGGHRGSPVRGTFTESHVMAVAQAVCDYRRSKGIDGPLYMGRDTHALSGPAQRTVLEVLAANGVPTVIQRDDGFTPAPVISHAILTHNRGGTNHLADGIVVTPSHNPPGDGGIKYNPPNGGPADTGVTKWIEERANEYLLRDNAGARRVPFEAARRAASTREEDFALAYVDDLGTAIDMGAIRGARLSLGADPLGGASADYWPRVNARYGLAIDVVNPAVDPTFASVAVDHDGQIRMDCSSPCATARLVGLKDQYRVAFANDPGADRHGIVTPSAGLMNPNHYLAVAVRYLLAHRPGWPERAVVGKTLVGSGMIDRVVRERGRALWEVPVGFKWFVPGLFDGSCCFGGEERAGASFLRRDGAVWTTDKDGLLLALLAAEITAVTGKDPGEHYRELTAEFGTPYYARIDSGATLEQKARLRKLAPQDIKDSALAGEPIEAVLTRAPGNSAPIGGLKVVAKCGWFAARSSGSEDVYKLYAESFKSQSHLDAIVRDAQRLVANALGGSTR is encoded by the coding sequence ATGTTCGTATCACCGCTTGCCGGCAAACCGGCCCCGGTCGAGCTACTGATCGACCCGGCCCGGCTCGAGCGCGAGTATTACGACCGTCGGCCCGACGTGGACGACACCGAGCAGCTCGTGAGTTTCGGCCCGGGCGGGCACCGCGGCTCGCCCGTTCGGGGTACTTTCACGGAATCACACGTGATGGCCGTAGCCCAGGCCGTTTGCGACTACCGCCGCAGCAAGGGGATCGACGGACCGCTCTACATGGGCCGGGACACGCACGCCCTGTCCGGTCCGGCGCAGCGAACCGTACTGGAGGTACTCGCGGCCAACGGCGTGCCGACGGTGATCCAGCGCGACGACGGGTTTACGCCGGCGCCCGTGATCTCGCACGCGATTCTGACCCACAACCGCGGCGGCACGAACCACCTCGCAGACGGGATCGTGGTCACGCCGTCGCACAACCCGCCCGGCGACGGCGGAATCAAGTACAACCCGCCCAACGGCGGACCGGCCGATACGGGCGTGACGAAATGGATCGAGGAGCGCGCCAACGAATACCTGCTGCGCGACAACGCGGGCGCCCGGCGCGTGCCCTTTGAAGCGGCGCGAAGGGCCGCGAGCACACGGGAGGAAGATTTCGCGCTCGCTTACGTTGATGACCTGGGAACCGCGATCGACATGGGCGCCATCCGCGGGGCCAGATTGTCGCTCGGTGCGGACCCGCTCGGCGGCGCTTCCGCAGACTATTGGCCCCGCGTCAACGCGCGCTACGGGCTCGCGATCGATGTCGTTAACCCGGCGGTGGACCCGACGTTCGCGTCTGTGGCGGTCGACCACGACGGGCAGATCCGAATGGACTGCTCCAGCCCGTGCGCGACGGCCCGGCTCGTGGGCCTTAAAGACCAGTACCGGGTCGCGTTCGCCAACGACCCGGGCGCCGACCGGCACGGGATCGTCACCCCGTCCGCGGGGCTGATGAACCCGAATCATTACCTCGCGGTCGCGGTCCGCTACCTGCTGGCGCACCGCCCCGGTTGGCCCGAACGAGCGGTCGTGGGCAAGACGCTCGTCGGCAGCGGGATGATCGACCGCGTGGTGCGGGAGCGCGGCCGAGCGCTGTGGGAAGTGCCGGTCGGGTTCAAGTGGTTCGTGCCGGGGCTGTTCGACGGCTCGTGCTGTTTCGGGGGCGAGGAGCGCGCCGGCGCGAGCTTCCTGCGCCGCGACGGGGCCGTGTGGACCACTGATAAGGACGGCCTGTTGCTGGCCCTCTTAGCGGCCGAGATCACGGCCGTAACCGGGAAAGATCCCGGCGAGCACTACCGCGAACTCACGGCCGAGTTCGGTACTCCGTACTACGCGCGAATCGATTCCGGGGCCACACTCGAGCAGAAGGCGCGGCTCCGGAAACTGGCCCCTCAAGACATCAAGGATTCGGCACTCGCTGGCGAGCCGATCGAAGCGGTTCTCACGCGCGCCCCGGGCAACAGCGCCCCGATCGGCGGCCTCAAGGTGGTCGCGAAGTGCGGGTGGTTCGCGGCCCGCTCGTCCGGCTCCGAGGACGTGTACAAACTCTACGCAGAGAGCTTTAAGAGCCAGTCGCACCTCGACGCGATCGTAAGAGACGCCCAGCGGCTCGTCGCGAACGCTTTGGGGGGAAGTACGCGGTAA
- a CDS encoding PAS domain-containing sensor histidine kinase, producing MPRLCGLVLGAIAFLHAHPAQAATDPHLQSQIVVPDPGDGTGLRGIVGGFREWHVIGIGLFCLIEALLIAGLLIRREARVRTDEWFRQVVETAPTGMLMVDRDGTVLLANAQAEALFGSGRGDLLGRPADRLVPEHLLDRFSTGRAKFVAAPPTLSGTRIDTFARRQDGSTFPVEIGLSAIRTPRGAFVLVAVTDRTECRRVKEELRASQQEQRVLTGHLLEAQEAERRRIARELHDDLNQSLALLSIEMELLACVPPTSATQTAQHLREFAARVKDLSSSVHALSHQLHPSKLEHLGLVAALKGLCKELNHAHGLIATFSHDAVPESVPADVALCMYRIAQEALWNVVKHSGTRGATVELRGSANTIRLRVSDDGAGFDLSAVSAGLGLVSMRERLNLVGGEFVIDSRPAGGTRIEARVPVPVARVTEPEPELVSTAERFS from the coding sequence GTGCCACGGCTTTGTGGACTGGTGCTCGGCGCGATCGCGTTCCTCCACGCACACCCGGCCCAGGCAGCGACCGACCCGCACCTGCAGTCACAAATCGTGGTGCCCGATCCCGGAGACGGGACCGGGCTCCGGGGAATTGTCGGGGGCTTCCGCGAGTGGCACGTCATTGGGATTGGTTTGTTTTGTCTCATTGAGGCGCTGCTGATCGCAGGGCTGTTGATCCGGCGCGAGGCGCGCGTGCGGACCGACGAGTGGTTCCGGCAGGTGGTGGAAACGGCCCCCACCGGAATGCTGATGGTCGATCGGGACGGCACGGTTCTTCTGGCCAATGCTCAAGCGGAAGCACTTTTCGGTTCCGGCCGAGGGGATTTGCTCGGACGACCGGCGGACCGGCTCGTTCCCGAGCACCTGCTGGACCGGTTTTCGACCGGCCGCGCCAAGTTTGTTGCGGCCCCCCCAACTCTGTCCGGTACTCGGATCGACACGTTCGCGCGGCGGCAGGACGGGAGCACGTTCCCGGTCGAGATCGGATTGAGCGCGATCCGGACGCCACGCGGTGCGTTCGTACTGGTGGCCGTCACCGACCGCACCGAGTGCCGGCGCGTGAAAGAAGAGTTACGCGCCAGCCAACAGGAACAGCGGGTGCTGACGGGCCATTTACTGGAGGCCCAGGAAGCGGAGCGGCGCCGTATCGCCCGCGAACTGCACGACGACCTCAACCAAAGCCTCGCCCTGTTGTCCATCGAGATGGAACTTTTGGCGTGCGTGCCACCGACATCGGCGACCCAAACTGCTCAGCACCTGCGCGAGTTCGCGGCCCGGGTCAAGGACCTGTCGTCTTCCGTTCACGCCCTCTCTCACCAGTTGCACCCGTCGAAGCTGGAGCACCTGGGACTCGTCGCGGCCCTTAAAGGGCTGTGCAAGGAACTGAACCACGCGCACGGGCTCATCGCAACGTTCTCGCACGATGCGGTGCCGGAATCCGTTCCCGCAGACGTTGCGCTCTGCATGTACCGCATCGCGCAAGAGGCCCTGTGGAACGTCGTCAAACACAGCGGAACGCGCGGAGCCACTGTGGAACTGCGCGGGAGCGCGAATACGATCCGCCTGCGGGTCTCTGACGACGGCGCCGGCTTCGACCTCTCCGCGGTCAGCGCGGGATTGGGACTGGTTAGTATGCGCGAGCGCTTGAACCTGGTAGGCGGCGAGTTCGTCATTGATTCGCGGCCGGCCGGGGGCACGCGGATCGAGGCCCGCGTACCCGTTCCCGTGGCCCGCGTAACCGAACCGGAACCCGAACTCGTTTCCACCGCGGAGAGATTCTCGTGA
- a CDS encoding response regulator — protein MNRPRVLFADDHRLIREAFARLVEPECDVVGAVADGLALLAEVPTLRPDIVVADIAMPLLNGLDATRQLRKDAPDVKVIILTMNEDADLAAEAFRVGASGFLLKNSAASELLQAIREVAQGRSYITPMATRGLVENLLHVPGPAARPVELSVRQREVLQLLAEGHTMKEIARLLKITPRTVAFHKYSMMELLGAKTFADLIQFALKGSVVKTYLA, from the coding sequence GTGAACCGTCCGCGCGTCCTGTTCGCCGACGACCACCGCCTCATTCGCGAAGCGTTCGCGCGCCTCGTGGAACCCGAGTGCGACGTGGTGGGCGCGGTCGCGGACGGGCTGGCGCTGCTCGCCGAGGTCCCGACGCTCCGACCCGACATCGTCGTGGCCGACATCGCGATGCCCCTGCTCAACGGGTTGGACGCGACCCGACAATTGCGGAAGGACGCGCCGGACGTGAAGGTCATCATCCTCACGATGAACGAGGACGCGGACCTGGCCGCCGAAGCGTTCCGCGTGGGCGCATCCGGCTTTCTCCTGAAGAACTCGGCCGCGTCGGAGTTGCTCCAGGCGATCCGGGAGGTCGCGCAGGGGCGCTCGTACATCACGCCGATGGCCACCCGGGGGCTGGTCGAGAACCTCCTGCACGTCCCCGGACCGGCCGCCCGGCCCGTCGAGTTGAGCGTGCGCCAGCGCGAGGTGCTCCAGTTGCTCGCCGAGGGGCACACGATGAAGGAGATCGCGCGGCTCCTGAAGATCACCCCGCGGACGGTCGCGTTCCACAAGTACAGCATGATGGAACTGCTCGGGGCGAAGACGTTCGCCGATCTGATCCAGTTCGCCCTCAAGGGCAGCGTGGTGAAAACATATCTCGCGTGA
- a CDS encoding lipoprotein N-acyltransferase Lnb domain-containing protein, with protein sequence MDQVLEWVISAPLLMIAAVTTLWVAGAIYYDVCGAGRWGRAAAVAWVTGVTALFALWQPLWYPFAVLLGFTALFLVWWSQLRPSHDREWEPAVGTLPHATHDGDAVTIANVRNFEYRTLDDFTPRYESRTYRLSELRGVDIVFFNWGIALMSHPVLTFDFGPDGRVCVSIEVRFRKGQRFSIPRSLYRQQELVIVAADERDIVLRRTKHGRPQEAHLYRFSAPPEEVRAAFLDYAGAINDLRAAPRWYHGITTNCTTTFYRLPNSRCRFDWRVLANGRLDRALYADGRLDRALPFAELKRLARLNDIANAAPADGFGDHIRRELERRRCER encoded by the coding sequence ATGGATCAAGTGTTGGAGTGGGTCATCTCCGCACCGCTGCTCATGATCGCAGCGGTCACAACCTTGTGGGTGGCCGGCGCGATCTACTACGACGTCTGCGGTGCCGGGCGGTGGGGTCGCGCGGCCGCGGTCGCGTGGGTCACTGGCGTCACCGCTTTGTTCGCGTTGTGGCAACCGCTGTGGTACCCGTTTGCGGTGTTGCTCGGGTTCACGGCCCTTTTTCTGGTGTGGTGGAGCCAACTGAGACCGAGTCACGACCGCGAGTGGGAACCGGCCGTGGGCACCCTGCCCCACGCGACCCACGACGGGGACGCGGTCACCATCGCGAACGTGCGCAACTTCGAGTACCGCACACTCGACGACTTCACCCCGCGGTACGAGTCCCGGACGTACCGCCTCTCCGAGCTGCGGGGCGTGGACATCGTCTTCTTCAACTGGGGCATCGCCCTGATGAGCCACCCGGTCCTCACGTTCGACTTCGGCCCCGACGGGCGCGTGTGCGTGTCGATCGAAGTGCGGTTCCGCAAGGGCCAACGGTTCTCCATTCCCCGCAGCCTGTACCGCCAACAGGAACTCGTCATCGTCGCGGCCGACGAGCGCGATATTGTGCTCCGGCGCACGAAACACGGGCGCCCGCAGGAGGCGCACCTGTACCGGTTCTCCGCCCCGCCCGAAGAGGTTCGGGCCGCGTTCCTCGACTACGCCGGGGCCATCAACGACTTGCGCGCGGCGCCCCGCTGGTACCACGGAATCACCACGAACTGCACCACGACGTTCTACCGGCTGCCCAACAGTCGGTGCCGGTTCGACTGGCGCGTACTCGCCAACGGCCGACTCGACCGCGCCCTGTACGCGGACGGGCGCCTGGACCGCGCGCTCCCGTTTGCGGAACTCAAGCGCCTCGCGCGCCTGAACGACATCGCCAATGCCGCCCCCGCGGACGGGTTCGGGGACCACATTCGCCGCGAACTGGAAAGGCGCCGCTGTGAACGATGA
- a CDS encoding cyclic nucleotide-binding and patatin-like phospholipase domain-containing protein gives MNDDVIPLLKMHEYFRSASDEVLREVTSLARVTQHATGDVVHEANTPLTTVGFVLRGRLKAVRIDARGGESLFRMIGRGEQFGMMVGALTEPVPVRVVALEPTAVLNLDYEEAMELTFRHPDLRRLWLSTFTGSLRKHFFGAAPKRAPMVLALIHESPAARAVAEQLIARLRGLGEKLAIFSDSNDWQNLPDVPFRALRVDGRDVEPEEIRRQAAAWHDVNRIVFDLHADTKPERMSRLLEIADRAVYFVPASHSGAAAQRLRALDVPAHGWRDKIGIAWLLEGEDSVAPVTPGLHDLVARDFKIAGAPPKFPRGRALTAGLERLVHDLRGVRIGVALGGGAARGMSHLGILKALEDQGIVVDMIAGTSAGAMTGVVYASGLDCDYSANQFATALRPSWVFRRLPRGDHWYLLYKYRRGHFDPMLRKYLRDWHLEQLSVPCLTITVDLVSGAPVVRDRGDATHAVLESINLPVLSVPIVRGGQALIDGGLANNIPADVLVARGCNFVIAVSVTAKMEKAFCAITPDTRAHTGKKPSVLQTLLRSLLVQNHILNAQGVLPADVVIETDVRGFDLTAFTRSEEMAAIGRAAGLDAVPRIRQLLHRLDPQLFAPGG, from the coding sequence GTGAACGATGACGTGATCCCGCTACTGAAGATGCACGAGTACTTCCGCAGCGCGAGCGACGAGGTGCTCCGGGAAGTGACATCACTCGCCCGCGTGACTCAGCACGCGACCGGCGACGTTGTCCACGAGGCGAACACCCCCCTGACCACGGTCGGGTTCGTCCTCCGCGGCCGGTTGAAGGCCGTTCGGATTGATGCGCGCGGGGGCGAGTCCCTGTTCCGGATGATCGGGCGCGGCGAGCAGTTCGGGATGATGGTCGGCGCGCTCACCGAGCCGGTCCCGGTCCGGGTCGTCGCGCTGGAGCCGACGGCGGTCCTGAACCTGGATTACGAAGAGGCGATGGAGCTGACGTTCCGGCACCCGGACCTGCGGCGCCTGTGGCTGTCGACGTTTACCGGGAGCCTGCGGAAGCACTTCTTCGGTGCCGCCCCGAAGCGCGCCCCGATGGTGCTCGCGCTGATCCACGAGTCCCCCGCTGCGCGCGCGGTCGCCGAGCAACTGATCGCCCGACTGCGCGGCCTGGGCGAGAAACTCGCCATATTCAGCGACTCGAACGACTGGCAAAACCTCCCCGACGTCCCGTTTCGCGCGCTGCGTGTGGACGGCCGGGATGTGGAGCCCGAAGAGATCCGCCGACAGGCGGCCGCGTGGCACGACGTGAACCGCATCGTGTTCGACCTGCACGCGGACACGAAACCGGAGCGCATGTCGCGGTTACTGGAGATCGCGGACCGGGCCGTCTACTTCGTCCCCGCGAGTCACAGCGGGGCCGCGGCGCAGCGCCTCCGGGCGCTCGACGTGCCGGCCCACGGGTGGCGCGACAAGATCGGCATCGCCTGGTTGTTGGAGGGCGAAGATTCCGTGGCCCCGGTCACGCCCGGTCTCCACGACCTCGTCGCTCGGGACTTCAAGATCGCCGGGGCGCCTCCCAAGTTCCCACGCGGCCGGGCGCTGACGGCCGGGCTGGAGCGCCTGGTCCACGACCTCCGCGGGGTGCGCATCGGGGTCGCGCTCGGGGGCGGCGCGGCCCGCGGCATGTCGCACCTCGGCATCCTCAAGGCGCTCGAAGACCAGGGGATCGTGGTGGACATGATCGCCGGCACGAGTGCCGGGGCGATGACCGGGGTCGTGTACGCCAGCGGCCTGGACTGCGACTACAGCGCGAACCAGTTCGCCACCGCCCTGCGCCCGTCGTGGGTGTTCCGCCGGCTGCCGCGCGGGGACCACTGGTACCTGCTGTACAAGTACCGGCGCGGGCACTTCGACCCGATGCTCCGCAAGTACCTGCGCGACTGGCACCTCGAACAGCTCTCCGTGCCGTGCCTGACGATCACCGTGGACCTCGTGAGCGGCGCCCCGGTGGTCCGCGACCGGGGCGACGCGACCCACGCGGTGCTCGAGAGCATCAACCTGCCGGTCCTTTCGGTCCCGATCGTCCGCGGGGGGCAGGCCCTCATCGACGGGGGACTGGCGAACAACATCCCGGCCGACGTGCTGGTGGCGCGCGGGTGCAACTTCGTAATCGCGGTCAGCGTGACGGCCAAAATGGAGAAGGCGTTCTGCGCGATCACACCGGACACGCGCGCGCACACCGGGAAGAAACCGTCCGTGCTCCAAACGCTCCTCCGCAGCCTGCTGGTGCAGAACCACATCCTCAACGCCCAGGGCGTGCTCCCGGCCGACGTGGTGATCGAAACGGACGTGCGCGGGTTCGACCTGACCGCGTTCACGCGGTCCGAGGAGATGGCCGCGATCGGGCGGGCCGCCGGCCTCGACGCGGTACCGCGCATCCGCCAGCTCCTGCACCGACTCGACCCGCAGCTCTTCGCGCCCGGCGGGTAG
- a CDS encoding GIY-YIG nuclease family protein, with translation MTGTKNVPLRARSRRRIPSPLRAEQHRVDESGDASFSFDMHVTIKCDDAPALESALHYALRSRRVNRLCVLYPAAT, from the coding sequence GTGACTGGGACAAAAAACGTACCGCTTCGCGCTCGGTCGCGTCGTAGAATTCCCTCGCCGCTCCGAGCGGAGCAACATCGGGTCGACGAGTCGGGCGACGCTTCGTTCTCGTTCGATATGCACGTGACGATCAAGTGCGACGACGCACCGGCTCTGGAATCGGCGCTCCACTACGCGCTCCGGTCCCGGCGGGTGAACCGCCTCTGCGTTCTCTATCCCGCTGCAACTTGA